The Candidatus Equadaptatus faecalis region CGGAACGGTACAGAAAATTGTCTGCAAAACAGGCGCCAGCGTCAGTACTGGAGACGCGCTTCTTGTTATAGCGTAAGGACAGGCAGATGGAAATATATCTTTCCGCGCTGCGCGGAATAATCGAACAGTCAGGCTTGGCGGGACTTACGCAGGGCAATGCGGTAATGCTTGCCGTTGCTTTTGTTCTGCTCTACCTTGCGATAGTAAAAGATTTTGAGCCGCTGCTTCTCATCCCGATTTCTTTCGGCTGTATTCTCGTCAACCTTCCGCTTTCCGGAATAATTGACGAAGGCGGTTTCCTTTACTACGTTAAAATAGGACTTGACCATGAAATATATCCTATTCTGATTTTCATGGGTATCGGCGCGCTTACGGATTTTGGTCCCCTGCTTGCCAACCCGATTACTTTCCTGCTCGGAGCGGCTGCACAGCTCGGCGTGTTTGTGGCGCTTGTCGGTGCCGTGTGCATGGGATTTTCGCTTCCGGCAGCGGCGAGTATAGGCATAATCGGAGGCGCCGATGGTCCTATCGCTTTCTATATATGCCAGCGTCTTTGCAGGGATATACTGCCGGCGGTCGCTGTTGCGGCTTACAGCTACATGTCGCTTGTTCCGCTTATTCAGCCGCCCGTGATAAAGCTTCTTACGACCAAAGAAGACCGCGGAATTAAAATGGAACAGCTCCAGCCTGTTTCAAAAACAGAAAGAATACTGTTCCCGATACTTTCAACCGTTGTCTGCGGACTGATACTTCCTGCGGCGGTTCCTCTTATCGGAATACTTATGTTCGGAAATCTGCTGCGTGAAAGCGGGGCAACCGAACGTCTCAGCCAGGCGACACAGAACGAGATTTTGAACGCGACCACGATTTTCCTCGGAATTTCTGTCGGCGCGACAATGCAGGCGGAATCCTTCCTCAGAATGGATACGCTCAAAATTATTGCGCTCGGTCTTGTCGCGTTTGTTTTCAGCACTGCGGGCGGTGTTCTGTTCGGACAGCTGCTCAAGGTGCTGTCGGGAAGGAAAATCAACCCCGTTATCGGCGCCGCCGGCGTTTCAGCAGTTCCGATGGCTGCCCGAGTCTGTCAGAAGGTCGTTCAGCAGGAATACCCTGGTTCATACGTCCTCATGCACGCTATGGGACCCAACGTCGCCGGCGTTATAGGAACGACCATAGCCGGAGGGGCAATGATCACCCTCCTTATGCACTAAGGTTTGTACATGAACAAAATTTATGAAGTAAAAGCCGAAGAAATAAAAAGCCTTGCCGTTTCGCTGCTGCTGAAAGCCAATATACAGCTGTCAGAAGGAATGAAACAGCTTGTTCGCAATGCGCGGGAAGCTGAAAAAATGCCGCTTGCCAGAGAAATTCTTGCGGATTTGGCGAAAAACGCAGAGCTTGCGGAAGAAAAGCAGCTTCCGATGTGTCAGGACTGCGGACTTGCCGTAATATTTGCCGAAATAGGGCAGGACGTGCATATCACCGGCGGCGATATTACGGAAACCTTAAACGAAGCCGTGAAAGAAGCTTACGAAAAAGGGTTCTTGCGCAAATCGGTTGACCTTGACCCGCTGTTTAACAGGGAGAACAGCGGAGACAACACGCCTGCCGTGATACATTGCAGCATTGTCCCGGGCAGTTCCGTAAAAATAACAGTCAGCCCCAAAGGTATGGGCAGCGAAAATATGAGCCGTCTGTTTATGCTTAAACCGTCCGACGGCGTAGAGGGAGTATTGAACGCCGTCACCGAAACCGTTGAAAAAGCGGGCGCAAATCCCTGTCCTCCGATAGTTCTTGGCATAGGAATAGGCGGAAACTTTGAAACTGTTGCTCTTGCCGCAAAAAAAGCCTTGCTCAGCACCGAAGGAAAACGCAATACAGACGAACGTTACGCGGCGCTTGAAAAAGAAATAATCAGCCGCTGCAACAAACTCGGAATAGGCGCGGCAGGTTACGGCGGAACGGTTACGGTGCTTGACGCCCACGTTATCGCCTTACCGACGCATATAGCGGGTCTGCCTGTTGCCGTCAACGTATGCTGCCATGCTCTCCGCCATGCGGAAGGAACAATAGAGGGCAGAGCGGTGGAGGTATCCTGCAATGCTTAAAGAAATATTTCTGCCTCTTGACGATACTGCTGTTTTGGAACTGCACGCCGGAGACAAAATTCTGCTTACGGGAGAAATTTACGTTGCAAGGGATGCCGCGCACGAACGCATTGTCTCGGCGATAAAAAACGGCGGAAAACCTCCCTTTGAGATAGCGGAAGCGGCAGTATATTACGCCGGTCCAGCGCCTGTAAAGCCCGGGGAAATAATCGGGGTAATAGGACCTACGACCGCCGGAAGAATGGACGCTTACACGCCGTTTCTTCTTGAACGCGGTCTGCGTGTTATGATAGGCAAAGGCAAACGTTCTGCCGAAGTTATTGAAGCCATGAAAAAACGCAAGGCAGTGTATCTTGGGGCAGCAGGCGGGGCAGCCGTTCTGCTTCAAAGTTCCGTGACGGAAGCCGAAACGATTGCGTGGCCTGAACTGGGGCCTGAAGCCGTATTGAGACTAAAAATTAAGCAGATGCCGCTTGTGGTGGTTATAGACTGTGAAGGAAACAGCCTGTACGAAACAGGACAGGCTGCGGCAAAAAAGTTAATCGCTGAAACCGAGAGGTAGAAATGGCACGAAAACAGCCCTTGATATGGGGCGCTATTCAAATCGTGAAAAAAATTATTTACGCCCTGCCGCACAAACAGGCATGCGCTCTTGGCGGTTGGATTGGTCTGCTTGTGGCGTTCTTTTCAAAAAAACGCGTCGCGGCAGCCGAAAAACGCTGCGCAAAAGCTCTGGGTGTCAGCGCGGAAGAAGCAGCGAGAATTGTCAGGGCATCCTACAGGCATTTTGGCACGGCAGCCGTTGAATTTATGCGGCAGCCGATAATGCTTGACAAACTTGACGGGCTTGTGCGCGTTCACGGCGAGAAAAACCTTGACGATGCCCTTGCCTGCGGCAAAGGCGTAATGTTTATAACCGCGCATTTGGGCAACTGGGAATATGCCGCGTCGCTGTTTGCAAAACACGGCTATCCTATCAACGGACTCGTTGCGGAACAGCGTGACGAAAGAATTACGGCTCTCATTGAAGAAATACGCGTCGCCAGCAAAGTAAAAGTCCTTTACAAAAATTCCGACCTGAAAAAAATGATGCAGCTCCTCCGCAGGGGCGAACTGATTGCTGTGCCTATAGACCAGGACGCAAGAGACAAAGGAATACTGTCGCCGTTTCTCGGCATTCCGGCAAGCACCCCGACAGGGGTCGCCAAGCTGGCTGACAAATTTGACTGTAAAGTTGTTGCCGGTTTCTGCGTGAAAGCTGAAGACGGAATTTACGATTTTTACCTGCTTCCCGCGTTGGAAAGCGAAGACGGAAAACGCTTCGGCGAGGATGTTCAGAAAAGCATAGACAGCTGCAACGAAGTTATCTCCGAATGGATAAGAAAATATCCTGAGCAGTGGATGTGGCTCTATCCGCGCTGGGAATCGGTCGAAGAAGGGCAGATAAAATGAAGTGTGCTGCTGACCCGGGAAAATTCAAAACGGGCTTTGTACTGACGGAGAACGACGGAAATCTGATTTTTTCCGCCGTTATTCCCGCTGAAAAACATTCTGAATTTGTCAGTGCAGTTGAAACGGGAAATTATGCGCTGCTTGAAAAATGGTGCCGTGAAGGCAGACTGCCCGAGAAAATTGAAGTGAACGAAATCCTGCTCGGAAGCGGAACAACGCATAAAGAACTTGAAAAAATGCTGAAAGACAAAATCCCCGTGCGGATTGTTGACGAATACGGCACCACGCTTGAAGGCAGAAAATTGTACTGGAAACTGCACCCGCCCAAGGGCTTGCTGAAACTGTTCCCGACCTCGCTGCGGACTCCGCCGCGCGATATTGATGACCTTGCCGCATGGGCAATTATACTGAAAAGTCTGGCAGAATAAAAAAACGGCGCACAGCGCCGTTGATTTTTTATTTTTTGTCCGCGAGTTTTTTCAAAACGTCCTGATATCCGTCAGTGCCGTACTCTACAAATTTTTTCACGCGGCTGATTGTTGCGGTGCTTGCCCCTGTCTGCTGGACAATCTTCGGGTATGACATCTTTTTGAGAAGCAGACTTGCAACCTGCAGCCTCTGGGCAAAAGCCTCTATTTCGGCATAGGTTGCCACGTCTTCAAGGAACCTGTACGCTTCCTCGCGTGTTTCTATAGCCGCTATGCAGTCGCAAAGCTGATCGGTGAACTCATTTTTCCAGTTGGCTGCCATAACAGGACACCTCCGATTTAATCCTGTATATATCATAAAATATTTTTTGCAAAAGTCAATCACGTGATAATACGTTAAAGTGTGACAATAAGTGCTGGGGGAAGAATAAGCTGTAAGCTGCAAGCTGTAAGCCATAAGCAAAAAGCAATAAGCGGTAAGCTATAAGCTACAAGCTGCAAGCAAAAAATCTTTGTCTTGCTGCGCGAAGCGTAGCGAAGGCGCAGCACCCAGCGGCTTTACGGGCGAAGCCCGTTAGTTAAAAGAAAAAACAAAAAGCCACTAAATTCTGCGCTGCTCCTGCCGGAGCCCGCAGAAAGACGAAGAGAAGCATTAAGCCAAAAGCCTTAAAGGTTTTAAAGCTTAAAGCTTAACGCTTACAGCTAACCAAGTGCTAAGTGCTGAATTATGTGTTAAAATATCACGCGTACCTGATTGGAGGAGTTTCTGATGGCGAAGAACATAACACCCAAGGAAAAGGATTTTTCTCAGTGGTATCTTGACGTAATAAAAGTGGCGGAGCTTGCTGACTATGCCCCGGTGCGTGGCTGCATGGTCGTGCGCCCCACCGGCTACTCAATATGGGAGAGTATACAGCAGCATTTTGACAAGGCGTTTAAGGAAACGGGGCACGTCAACGCGCAGTTCCCTATGTTTATTCCCCAGTCTTTCCTCACAAAGGAAGCGGAGCACGTTGAAGGCTTCGCTCCTGAATGTGCGGTTGTAACTCACGCCGGCGGCGAAGAGCTTGAAGAGCCTCTTATCGTGCGTCCGACCTCCGAAACGGTCATCGGCTACATGTACAGCAAATGGATACAGTCCTGGCGCGATCTGCCGCTGCTTATAAACCAGTGGTGCAACGTTGTCCGCTGGGAAAAACGCCCGCGCCTTTTCCTCCGCACATCGGAATTTCTCTGGCAGGAAGGACACACAGCGCACGCAACGAAAGAAGAAGCAGTTGAAGAAACTGAGCGTATGCTCGGCGTATATGAACGCACAATGCGCGAAGATTTGGCGCTGCCTGTTGTTGCCGGCGTTAAGACTGCCGGAGAACGCTTCCCGGGCGCGGACAACACCTATACCTGCGAAGCAATGATGAGCGACACAAAAGCCGTGCAGGCGGGAACAAGCCACTATCTCGGACAGAATTTCGCAAAAGCCTTTGACATACAGTTTCAAGATCAGAACGGTGAAATGACCTATGCCTACACAACGAGCTGGGGAGTTTCAACGCGTCTTATCGGCGCGCTTATAATGACACATTCGGACAACGACGGACTTGTGCTTCCGCCGCACGTTGCCGGTGTTAAGGCTGTTATTGTACCGATCTGCACAGATGA contains the following coding sequences:
- a CDS encoding fumarate hydratase → MNKIYEVKAEEIKSLAVSLLLKANIQLSEGMKQLVRNAREAEKMPLAREILADLAKNAELAEEKQLPMCQDCGLAVIFAEIGQDVHITGGDITETLNEAVKEAYEKGFLRKSVDLDPLFNRENSGDNTPAVIHCSIVPGSSVKITVSPKGMGSENMSRLFMLKPSDGVEGVLNAVTETVEKAGANPCPPIVLGIGIGGNFETVALAAKKALLSTEGKRNTDERYAALEKEIISRCNKLGIGAAGYGGTVTVLDAHVIALPTHIAGLPVAVNVCCHALRHAEGTIEGRAVEVSCNA
- a CDS encoding lysophospholipid acyltransferase family protein; its protein translation is MARKQPLIWGAIQIVKKIIYALPHKQACALGGWIGLLVAFFSKKRVAAAEKRCAKALGVSAEEAARIVRASYRHFGTAAVEFMRQPIMLDKLDGLVRVHGEKNLDDALACGKGVMFITAHLGNWEYAASLFAKHGYPINGLVAEQRDERITALIEEIRVASKVKVLYKNSDLKKMMQLLRRGELIAVPIDQDARDKGILSPFLGIPASTPTGVAKLADKFDCKVVAGFCVKAEDGIYDFYLLPALESEDGKRFGEDVQKSIDSCNEVISEWIRKYPEQWMWLYPRWESVEEGQIK
- a CDS encoding endonuclease, whose product is MKCAADPGKFKTGFVLTENDGNLIFSAVIPAEKHSEFVSAVETGNYALLEKWCREGRLPEKIEVNEILLGSGTTHKELEKMLKDKIPVRIVDEYGTTLEGRKLYWKLHPPKGLLKLFPTSLRTPPRDIDDLAAWAIILKSLAE
- a CDS encoding fumarate hydratase C-terminal domain-containing protein; translation: MLKEIFLPLDDTAVLELHAGDKILLTGEIYVARDAAHERIVSAIKNGGKPPFEIAEAAVYYAGPAPVKPGEIIGVIGPTTAGRMDAYTPFLLERGLRVMIGKGKRSAEVIEAMKKRKAVYLGAAGGAAVLLQSSVTEAETIAWPELGPEAVLRLKIKQMPLVVVIDCEGNSLYETGQAAAKKLIAETER
- a CDS encoding proline--tRNA ligase, yielding MAKNITPKEKDFSQWYLDVIKVAELADYAPVRGCMVVRPTGYSIWESIQQHFDKAFKETGHVNAQFPMFIPQSFLTKEAEHVEGFAPECAVVTHAGGEELEEPLIVRPTSETVIGYMYSKWIQSWRDLPLLINQWCNVVRWEKRPRLFLRTSEFLWQEGHTAHATKEEAVEETERMLGVYERTMREDLALPVVAGVKTAGERFPGADNTYTCEAMMSDTKAVQAGTSHYLGQNFAKAFDIQFQDQNGEMTYAYTTSWGVSTRLIGALIMTHSDNDGLVLPPHVAGVKAVIVPICTDEEKIKNTIMPKAQEIKDALNKALGGLYVKIDENFHMRPGDRFFYHLQKGVPLRLELGEREFESQTLRVVRRDTGEKLSIAWQDAAEKIPQLLETIQSDMLKKAEQFRKEHTYKAASFEEFKEIIDKKGGFVEAYFDGTPEDEKAIKEATGATPRCYPLDRAGDTGKCFYTGREGARLCIFAKAY
- a CDS encoding sodium ion-translocating decarboxylase subunit beta, yielding MEIYLSALRGIIEQSGLAGLTQGNAVMLAVAFVLLYLAIVKDFEPLLLIPISFGCILVNLPLSGIIDEGGFLYYVKIGLDHEIYPILIFMGIGALTDFGPLLANPITFLLGAAAQLGVFVALVGAVCMGFSLPAAASIGIIGGADGPIAFYICQRLCRDILPAVAVAAYSYMSLVPLIQPPVIKLLTTKEDRGIKMEQLQPVSKTERILFPILSTVVCGLILPAAVPLIGILMFGNLLRESGATERLSQATQNEILNATTIFLGISVGATMQAESFLRMDTLKIIALGLVAFVFSTAGGVLFGQLLKVLSGRKINPVIGAAGVSAVPMAARVCQKVVQQEYPGSYVLMHAMGPNVAGVIGTTIAGGAMITLLMH
- a CDS encoding DNA-binding transcriptional regulator, translating into MAANWKNEFTDQLCDCIAAIETREEAYRFLEDVATYAEIEAFAQRLQVASLLLKKMSYPKIVQQTGASTATISRVKKFVEYGTDGYQDVLKKLADKK